Below is a window of Penaeus vannamei isolate JL-2024 chromosome 30, ASM4276789v1, whole genome shotgun sequence DNA.
ATTTGAATActtccaaatacacacatatccaaaAGTAGGGTTtccaaagaggaagaaacagtccAGCATACAATAACGTGCATTTACATCACGACCTCGAGGATATCTGGCAAAGTCTGGTCCTGTTGCTTGTCGCCAAGCGCCGCGGCGGTGCTTGGACGCTGCTACGCATGAAGCACGGGTCTTCTGGCGTGCTCAGTCTGCTAGATGGCGCCCTGGCAATGCTGCCATGCACGCTGGTGGCGCCTCCCTCCTGGTGGCGTCGATTCGGCAAGAGGACTCGCCGGCGATGTCACACCTGCGGACGTCCCCTGCACTGCTGTAGTCGTCCTGCGTCCACTGGTCGTCTCTCAGCTGTCGCGATGAACAGTCCAGTCCTAGGCGGGGTGGTGCCGAGCGCCTTGTCACGGAGCCCCATCTGATCGGTTCTCATATCGTCATTTACACCAAACCGATAACCATATAGACTcttgatttattcttttttttaaataataacgGAAATCTAGCCCAGTTTAAATCCTTTGACTATATTATCACAGAGAACAACTTGGTTTGCCTAAATGCCCATTCCCATTATATTGCAGTACATCACAAAGCAAAGAGATTCCTAAGTAGATATGAATTTACAGtttaatgacaaaaaaatctCATTTGATATAATCTAGGCTATCACTCTCTAGGCTCTCCTGCAGTGATCAGCGTtactagtatatgtatatgtatttatatatatatatatataaaaggaatcgACGGCCCCGAGGAGTACTGGTGCCTGGGGGAGGCGTCGGCCTGCGCTATAATGCACTGTTTGCAAACATTTGTGACATTTTTATACCCAGAACAGTCCCGAGCGGTAAGTGAAGCGCCCTAACCTGGGTTCCCCGTCGCCCTCGCGCCCAGTCGCGTTCTCGGATCCGAACTCATGGGGTGAATGAGGTAATGAGTAAAAGTTTGAGGTGCATATTTGTTCCCTATAGAtaatcactcctctctctctctctttatctttctgttttattttttctttctttctatctgtttctgcccttctccctttctctctgtgggcgggggcgagggccCAGTGTCGCCCCCACTGACCGCAGGGGACCGCAAAGACTAGATTGGCGAGGAACTACGGTGGATGTACAAGTGGTTGGTACAAAATGTCACAAGCATTTTACTGGGCTTATGTGCTCGGATATTTAGAAAAGACAAAtccattgtttatatttttctttctttctttcatcttgatTCACATTGAATGGACACACTTAAAAACTcaagaatgaagtaaaaaaaaggagtcATAGCGCGAAGATAAATTAACAATTATAGTTAAAATGAATGAGTTCGTAAGAGCATGAAAATGAGATCTTTACATATAAAAGAAGAATATCGTTCTATACACAACACCTTTGATGCCTATTAACAAAAACCAACTTACAGATTACAATTCTTTCCGTcaattcgatttttttctctttttttaatatatatcctTCGGTATCTATGACCATCCTTTTTTTCCCACCCATTAAGGAAATTGTCCCAGAACAGAAAgatatttccttttgtttccttttccccCAAAATCCTTTAACATAATAGATTTCGTGTCTCGCACTTTTTGTACATGGAGGCTTGATGTCGACACGGGGATCACTTCTCGCTGGATCTGCTCTTGCAACATTTATCATTGGTgataaaatttgtatatacattttcgtCAGTTTATTGATTTGTATTGGAGGGTGATTAAATGTAATTCTTTTATTCATCCTTCATTTATTtcgtaaattatcattatcattattttcactggtTTTTCCGTCTCTCTGCAAATCGTCATTCACCATCACTCGTCACCATAAAGAAACTTTTTCAAAGCCACATATCCAAGGTCTGATGGTCCTCACCAGAGCGGCCTCTCCTGGACCACTAAAACGGCAAAGCTTTAAGCTCTATGACCCCGGGGCAGCGATCGACCCCCCCGCGTTCGGAGCGGAGGGGGACgcggctggggagggaggggggccggGCACGTTTCGGAGAGGGCGGGGATTCGGGTAACTTGTGGGTATGCGATGAGTAACTTGGTTACTTGTAGAACCACGGCGGCCATGTCGGAGGCAGGCGGACCACTCCGGGCGCAATTCCTCTGTTCTGGAAGAGGGCGGGAGGCGTTAGTAtcgagggggggggcggatgttTCGgtcttagaaataacaatatattgTATTGATAAACAAATTGTATAAGATCATCGTTAGTATCGTCTTACGGATATAtgagtcatgtatatatatatacagtatatacaaaatCTATCCTTcaagaaatatctatctatgtattcatcacATACAAAATAACCACTGAGAAAATCATAACCTGCAGACACGAAATATTCCATAACAAAAATATCGGCTACAAAGTAATACTAAGAATACTGCAAAAACAGAGTTCTGTATTCTTGTATGTACCTGGGTAGCTTTACTGGAGACTTACACAGAGGGTTGGCATGGATCACGTCCTCGGCAAGGGCATGACCTCGGGGGCCGGcgaggggcagggggcggggtcGCATCCCTGCGGCTGCTCCCCCTCCATCGGGTTGCCCGACTCGAGGAGCTCGCCCTCTCCGCCGGGGcctgggggagggacggggggttaGGTGGGGTGGCGCTCGGGGGAGATTTGTGAATCCTTCATTGATATTTTAATAGTTTAGGCATTTATTTCTCACACTTTGTACCTATGTTTATCTTTGATCACCACTTGTTTGCATCCATTGCACACAGGCGAAACAAGTCACGTGACTCACCTGACGGTCGCTTAGGTACCGGGAGCAcgttctcgccctctcgctctcgcttcacTCTCGCGtccagcttctcctcctcccgcgccTGCTGCAGGAGGGCTGCGGCCACGGCTGCGGGGGGGAACGACGGGGGtagcgaggaggggagagaggcgggcaGGGGCGAGGTTagcgaggcggggaggggagaggtgagggaagagggaagtggggaggcgtgggaggcggggagaggagacGTGAGAGACGCGGGGAGTGGGGAGGCGAGCGACGCCGGGAGGGGCGAGGCGAGGGACGACGGGTGGGGGGAGGCGAGCGTGGGGGGCAGAGGCGAGGCCAGTGAGATTGGAAGAGGCGAGGCCAGTGAGATTGGAAGGGGCGAGgcgagcgaggagggaaggggcgaggcgagcgaggaagggagaggcgaggcgagcgaCGACGGGAGCGGGGAGACGACGGAGGACGTGAGGGGCGAGATGAGCGACGGCGACGCCGACGACGTGTCCAGGCCTGGGGTTCCGGGCCCGTTGCTCTTGTTGGGGTCCAGGGGCTGGTCGCGGCAGCCATCGCGGATCTTGTGGGTCAACATGTGCTGCTTCATATTCCCCTGGGGGGAAGACCTTAGTCAGCATGGGTTTGTCTGGCATCACCGCGCTGCCCTCGGGCAACTCGTGACTAATATttcacatgcataatatatatacatatctggtgTAGTGTATCTCATGGCACTTCATGATCTCTATACATTGCAACATTTTTACCAGACAAAGATTTTCGTTTCAGTTGCATTGGCAGCAAGAACTAAGAAAGGGTCGCACCTTAGTTGAGAAGCCTCGGTCGCAGATGCTGCACTTGAAGGGCCGCTCCTTCGTGTGGGATCGGATGTGGATCTCAAGCGCCGATTGGCAAGCGAAGGTTTTGAAGCAAATCTGACACGTGGTGTTGCCGCGGCCTGCACAATATTCATTATATCGGTTTTTATTAACGCCCGAAAGGGAAAATGTAAatctataatagcaatgataagcatGGAATATCAAATCCATGAAACAAGAATACCTAAGCAAAATGTTACAGCATTATCCTTAAATCAGAATTAAATCCTTCTGTGCAGAGACAGTCTATCACGGGAAATGGACCCACCTGGCATGCTGGGCATGTAGAGCGGGTTGAGGCCCGGCATGGAGTGGGTGCCGGGCGTCAGCGGGCCCGTCGTGAGGGGCGGCGGGAACAGGCCGAAGGGCGAGAACAGGTGCGGGTGAGAGCGCTGCGCCAAGTCCAGGGGCAGAGGCACTCCTCCGTCCTGACTTCCTGTGCTGACGGCGGGGCTGACGGAGCCGCTGATATTGTGGTCGGGCGGCGACACCTGACTGTCAGCGGGAGCGTCATGCGACCTCTCCCCTAGGTCGGAGTAGTCCGACGGCGTTGGGGAGACGGAGGCGCGGGGGGAGGTCATGCCGTTGTAGTTGTCCTCGCGAGCCCTCACCGTCAGGTCCTCGGCGGTGCGCTGCTCGGCGCTGCCTGTCGAGGACGACCTGGAGGAGTTGCTGAAGGGACGAAGGTACTTCTCTTCCTCGTTGCCCCGGTCTTCGCTCTCCATCATCTCCCGGTGCCTGAGGGCCTCGGGGGACAGCTGGTACCTGAGGtgcaggggcaggggagggaagccTTGCAGGGGCGGCGGCGGCAGAGGGAAGCCCTGCGACAGCATTTGCGGGAGCGACGTCGGCGTGTGCAGGTGCGGGTAGTCCCTGACCTCCGCGGCGGCGATCTGCTCGGGGGTCAGGTCGGTGGGCTCCCCCGTGTGCTGCCGGATGTGCTGCTGAAGCACCAGGGCGTTGGTGTACTTCTTGTGGCACACCGGGCACTGGTGCAGCATTCTCATGGGCGGCTTGGCGCGGTGGACGCCCATGTGAGTCTTGAGGTTTCCCTTCGTGGTGAAGGCGCGCCCGCAGATTTTGCATTTGAAAGGCCTTTCTCCGGTGTGTGTGCGGTAGTGCATCTGCAGCGCCGACTTGCACGAGAGGACGCGGTGGCAGATGATGCACTGGTTCGGGTCCGTCAGCTTGTTCTCGATGTTGTTGACGAGCTGCTCCAGCTTCATCGTCTCGCTCGTCTTCTGGATCTCGATCAGCGCCTCCCACGAGTTGTCGGAGCTCCCGGGCTTGGGCAGGAGGTTCGTGTAGATATGTGGATCTTTGGCTGGGTCGACGCCTGGGGGGATGCTCGGGGGGCCCATCGGCCCGGGAAATGAGGTAGGAAGgccggggagaaaggggaagttgAGGGGAAGCCTAGGGCCTGAGAATGGAATAGTCGGCAGCCCGAGTGGACGAAAGTCTGGTCTCATCCTGAGGTCAGTTGGCTGGTCCGTGCTGAGAGGACGGGAGTCGCTGCTGTCCATGTCCTGGTCCTCTTTGGCACTGTTCCCGTCGGCGGCGTCCTTCAGCTCCTTCTCGGTGCGGACGCGGATGTCCAAGGGGTGTGGTTTGGCACTCATGTCACTATCGGAGCTCTTCCTGTCCGACATATCGCGCATCTCCTGCGAGTTGAGGAAGCGGTCCTCGGACGTCTCCCGCTCGCTCTTGAACTTCCTTTCGCTGTCGAACTTGTTCTCGCTCTCCATCATCCTGCTTTCGTCGTCGAACCTTCTGTCTTCGAACGCCTTATCTTCTTcaaatctcttctcttcttcgaaACGCTTCTCCTCCTCAAACCTCTTCTCTTCGTCAAACCTCTTGTCTTCGTCAAACCTTTCTCCTTCAGTGAACCTCTTCTCTTCGTCAAACCGCTTCTCCTCCTCgaaccttttctcctcctcaaacctcttttcctcctcaaaCCGCTTCTCTTCCTcgaacctcttctcctcctcgaaCCTTTTCTCTAGAAATCTGTTCTCTTCTCCGAATCTCTTCGCTTCTTCATACTTCTCGTCCTTTAATGGATTGCTGTCGAAGGTTTTCGCCTCCTCGAAGGGCTTCTCGAATCTTTTCTCTCTGTCGGAGCTGTTTTCGTTGAGGCCGATTCCCGCCATGCTGACCATGTCGGCGTCGCCCTCGCCCTTCTCCATTTTCGAGTCGAACCTGCTGGAGTGCCGAGAGGTGTCGTCCACGTCCATGCTGGAGTCGCCTCTGTCCATGCCGAAGTCTCGCCGCAGAGCCTCGGGCGACGACCGGGTCTCGGACACGCTGAGGTTCTCGGGCTCGTCGTCGCGAGGCTGTCTGGCGAGGTTGAGGAGGTTGAAGGGTCTGTGGAGGTCGAGCGACGGGGGCGGGCCCGGTAGCCGGTACGGAGGT
It encodes the following:
- the LOC113808289 gene encoding homeotic protein spalt-major isoform X2, with protein sequence MCRASTPPLTELTVAVSARAGRMSRRKQAKPTRLPDEEEEEEDDGEALGRPEEEEEEDDGDEEERQEAGGYAEGGGANAISQRQRRLFACSLSGETDDSYICPYCRAELSSREQLEEHRVACGRDPPVLPVPETPPGHHEGAHPDELRRHQDVANNNQAHALKARTAHETTPESRESSVDRNNGYDSDSNPLESGPLAQIRQILAQSTAASASVGPIHQQLAQSNLALEAIQNTRMALTQFATSALNSSQNNPQAMQEFAMLQGTLYTLQHQQMMQLQLIQQLQAQLSIKNKEGSPGLPNFPEGEAKAPSESQEQKPPSPPTTSPRPPPPPTSENNNQDGVSSSFLSSLMERFKAPPSNESSGERPTQGSPMVAASTSGPPIDPRDRPISPPMTASSIASSVIQHTEPPPSDEPNTLEMLQRTANNVLNNASQGLLTSRLIDDHKPPDGKDPYYKHRCRYCGKVFGSDSALQIHIRSHTGERPFKCNVCGNRFTTKGNLKVHFQRHAQRFPHVKMNPHPVPEHLDKFHPPLLAQLGELKDYPSPPTGPPNPFPSMSGGPALPPYRLPGPPPSLDLHRPFNLLNLARQPRDDEPENLSVSETRSSPEALRRDFGMDRGDSSMDVDDTSRHSSRFDSKMEKGEGDADMVSMAGIGLNENSSDREKRFEKPFEEAKTFDSNPLKDEKYEEAKRFGEENRFLEKRFEEEKRFEEEKRFEEEKRFEEEKRFEEEKRFDEEKRFTEGERFDEDKRFDEEKRFEEEKRFEEEKRFEEDKAFEDRRFDDESRMMESENKFDSERKFKSERETSEDRFLNSQEMRDMSDRKSSDSDMSAKPHPLDIRVRTEKELKDAADGNSAKEDQDMDSSDSRPLSTDQPTDLRMRPDFRPLGLPTIPFSGPRLPLNFPFLPGLPTSFPGPMGPPSIPPGVDPAKDPHIYTNLLPKPGSSDNSWEALIEIQKTSETMKLEQLVNNIENKLTDPNQCIICHRVLSCKSALQMHYRTHTGERPFKCKICGRAFTTKGNLKTHMGVHRAKPPMRMLHQCPVCHKKYTNALVLQQHIRQHTGEPTDLTPEQIAAAEVRDYPHLHTPTSLPQMLSQGFPLPPPPLQGFPPLPLHLRYQLSPEALRHREMMESEDRGNEEEKYLRPFSNSSRSSSTGSAEQRTAEDLTVRAREDNYNGMTSPRASVSPTPSDYSDLGERSHDAPADSQVSPPDHNISGSVSPAVSTGSQDGGVPLPLDLAQRSHPHLFSPFGLFPPPLTTGPLTPGTHSMPGLNPLYMPSMPGRGNTTCQICFKTFACQSALEIHIRSHTKERPFKCSICDRGFSTKQHMLTHKIRDGCRDQPLDPNKSNGPGTPGLDTSSASPSLISPLTSSVVSPLPSSLASPLPSSLASPLPSSLASPLPISLASPLPISLASPLPPTLASPHPSSLASPLPASLASPLPASLTSPLPASHASPLPSSLTSPLPASLTSPLPASLPSSLPPSFPPAAVAAALLQQAREEEKLDARVKREREGENVLPVPKRPSGPGGEGELLESGNPMEGEQPQGCDPAPCPSPAPEVMPLPRT
- the LOC113808289 gene encoding homeotic protein spalt-major isoform X1 translates to MCRASTPPLTELTVAVSARAGRMSRRKQAKPTRLPDEEEEEEDDGEALGRPEEEEEEDDGDEEERQEAGGYAEGGGANAISQRQRRLFACSLSGETDDSYICPYCRAELSSREQLEEHRVACGRDPPVLPVPETPPGHHEGAHPDELRRHQDVANNNQAHALKARTAHETTPESRESSVDRNNGYDSDSNPLESGPLAQIRQILAQSTAASASVGPIHQQLAQSNLALEAIQNTRMALTQFATSALNSSQNNPQAMQEFAMLQGTLYTLQHQQMMQLQLIQQLQAQLSIKNKEGSPGLPNFPEGEAKAPSESQEQKPPSPPTTSPRPPPPPTSENNNQDGVSSSFLSSLMERFKAPPSNESSGERPTQGSPMVAASTSGPPIDPRDRPISPPMTASSIASSVIQHTEPPPSDEPNTLEMLQRTANNVLNNASQGLLTSRLIDDHKPPDGKDPYYKHRCRYCGKVFGSDSALQIHIRSHTGERPFKCNVCGNRFTTKGNLKVHFQRHAQRFPHVKMNPHPVPEHLDKFHPPLLAQLGELKDYPSPPTGPPNPFPSMSGGPALPPYRLPGPPPSLDLHRPFNLLNLARQPRDDEPENLSVSETRSSPEALRRDFGMDRGDSSMDVDDTSRHSSRFDSKMEKGEGDADMVSMAGIGLNENSSDREKRFEKPFEEAKTFDSNPLKDEKYEEAKRFGEENRFLEKRFEEEKRFEEEKRFEEEKRFEEEKRFEEEKRFDEEKRFTEGERFDEDKRFDEEKRFEEEKRFEEEKRFEEDKAFEDRRFDDESRMMESENKFDSERKFKSERETSEDRFLNSQEMRDMSDRKSSDSDMSAKPHPLDIRVRTEKELKDAADGNSAKEDQDMDSSDSRPLSTDQPTDLRMRPDFRPLGLPTIPFSGPRLPLNFPFLPGLPTSFPGPMGPPSIPPGVDPAKDPHIYTNLLPKPGSSDNSWEALIEIQKTSETMKLEQLVNNIENKLTDPNQCIICHRVLSCKSALQMHYRTHTGERPFKCKICGRAFTTKGNLKTHMGVHRAKPPMRMLHQCPVCHKKYTNALVLQQHIRQHTGEPTDLTPEQIAAAEVRDYPHLHTPTSLPQMLSQGFPLPPPPLQGFPPLPLHLRYQLSPEALRHREMMESEDRGNEEEKYLRPFSNSSRSSSTGSAEQRTAEDLTVRAREDNYNGMTSPRASVSPTPSDYSDLGERSHDAPADSQVSPPDHNISGSVSPAVSTGSQDGGVPLPLDLAQRSHPHLFSPFGLFPPPLTTGPLTPGTHSMPGLNPLYMPSMPGRGNTTCQICFKTFACQSALEIHIRSHTKERPFKCSICDRGFSTKGNMKQHMLTHKIRDGCRDQPLDPNKSNGPGTPGLDTSSASPSLISPLTSSVVSPLPSSLASPLPSSLASPLPSSLASPLPISLASPLPISLASPLPPTLASPHPSSLASPLPASLASPLPASLTSPLPASHASPLPSSLTSPLPASLTSPLPASLPSSLPPSFPPAAVAAALLQQAREEEKLDARVKREREGENVLPVPKRPSGPGGEGELLESGNPMEGEQPQGCDPAPCPSPAPEVMPLPRT
- the LOC113808289 gene encoding homeotic protein spalt-major isoform X4; its protein translation is MLFLPSLILSLCRQKGETDDSYICPYCRAELSSREQLEEHRVACGRDPPVLPVPETPPGHHEGAHPDELRRHQDVANNNQAHALKARTAHETTPESRESSVDRNNGYDSDSNPLESGPLAQIRQILAQSTAASASVGPIHQQLAQSNLALEAIQNTRMALTQFATSALNSSQNNPQAMQEFAMLQGTLYTLQHQQMMQLQLIQQLQAQLSIKNKEGSPGLPNFPEGEAKAPSESQEQKPPSPPTTSPRPPPPPTSENNNQDGVSSSFLSSLMERFKAPPSNESSGERPTQGSPMVAASTSGPPIDPRDRPISPPMTASSIASSVIQHTEPPPSDEPNTLEMLQRTANNVLNNASQGLLTSRLIDDHKPPDGKDPYYKHRCRYCGKVFGSDSALQIHIRSHTGERPFKCNVCGNRFTTKGNLKVHFQRHAQRFPHVKMNPHPVPEHLDKFHPPLLAQLGELKDYPSPPTGPPNPFPSMSGGPALPPYRLPGPPPSLDLHRPFNLLNLARQPRDDEPENLSVSETRSSPEALRRDFGMDRGDSSMDVDDTSRHSSRFDSKMEKGEGDADMVSMAGIGLNENSSDREKRFEKPFEEAKTFDSNPLKDEKYEEAKRFGEENRFLEKRFEEEKRFEEEKRFEEEKRFEEEKRFEEEKRFDEEKRFTEGERFDEDKRFDEEKRFEEEKRFEEEKRFEEDKAFEDRRFDDESRMMESENKFDSERKFKSERETSEDRFLNSQEMRDMSDRKSSDSDMSAKPHPLDIRVRTEKELKDAADGNSAKEDQDMDSSDSRPLSTDQPTDLRMRPDFRPLGLPTIPFSGPRLPLNFPFLPGLPTSFPGPMGPPSIPPGVDPAKDPHIYTNLLPKPGSSDNSWEALIEIQKTSETMKLEQLVNNIENKLTDPNQCIICHRVLSCKSALQMHYRTHTGERPFKCKICGRAFTTKGNLKTHMGVHRAKPPMRMLHQCPVCHKKYTNALVLQQHIRQHTGEPTDLTPEQIAAAEVRDYPHLHTPTSLPQMLSQGFPLPPPPLQGFPPLPLHLRYQLSPEALRHREMMESEDRGNEEEKYLRPFSNSSRSSSTGSAEQRTAEDLTVRAREDNYNGMTSPRASVSPTPSDYSDLGERSHDAPADSQVSPPDHNISGSVSPAVSTGSQDGGVPLPLDLAQRSHPHLFSPFGLFPPPLTTGPLTPGTHSMPGLNPLYMPSMPGRGNTTCQICFKTFACQSALEIHIRSHTKERPFKCSICDRGFSTKGNMKQHMLTHKIRDGCRDQPLDPNKSNGPGTPGLDTSSASPSLISPLTSSVVSPLPSSLASPLPSSLASPLPSSLASPLPISLASPLPISLASPLPPTLASPHPSSLASPLPASLASPLPASLTSPLPASHASPLPSSLTSPLPASLTSPLPASLPSSLPPSFPPAAVAAALLQQAREEEKLDARVKREREGENVLPVPKRPSGPGGEGELLESGNPMEGEQPQGCDPAPCPSPAPEVMPLPRT
- the LOC113808289 gene encoding homeotic protein spalt-major isoform X3; amino-acid sequence: MPSSGGEVTTATVAKVEQVDTAKLETETMAQVVPEVVIGRSPARINPKRKPDKSKIFRIRTSETDDSYICPYCRAELSSREQLEEHRVACGRDPPVLPVPETPPGHHEGAHPDELRRHQDVANNNQAHALKARTAHETTPESRESSVDRNNGYDSDSNPLESGPLAQIRQILAQSTAASASVGPIHQQLAQSNLALEAIQNTRMALTQFATSALNSSQNNPQAMQEFAMLQGTLYTLQHQQMMQLQLIQQLQAQLSIKNKEGSPGLPNFPEGEAKAPSESQEQKPPSPPTTSPRPPPPPTSENNNQDGVSSSFLSSLMERFKAPPSNESSGERPTQGSPMVAASTSGPPIDPRDRPISPPMTASSIASSVIQHTEPPPSDEPNTLEMLQRTANNVLNNASQGLLTSRLIDDHKPPDGKDPYYKHRCRYCGKVFGSDSALQIHIRSHTGERPFKCNVCGNRFTTKGNLKVHFQRHAQRFPHVKMNPHPVPEHLDKFHPPLLAQLGELKDYPSPPTGPPNPFPSMSGGPALPPYRLPGPPPSLDLHRPFNLLNLARQPRDDEPENLSVSETRSSPEALRRDFGMDRGDSSMDVDDTSRHSSRFDSKMEKGEGDADMVSMAGIGLNENSSDREKRFEKPFEEAKTFDSNPLKDEKYEEAKRFGEENRFLEKRFEEEKRFEEEKRFEEEKRFEEEKRFEEEKRFDEEKRFTEGERFDEDKRFDEEKRFEEEKRFEEEKRFEEDKAFEDRRFDDESRMMESENKFDSERKFKSERETSEDRFLNSQEMRDMSDRKSSDSDMSAKPHPLDIRVRTEKELKDAADGNSAKEDQDMDSSDSRPLSTDQPTDLRMRPDFRPLGLPTIPFSGPRLPLNFPFLPGLPTSFPGPMGPPSIPPGVDPAKDPHIYTNLLPKPGSSDNSWEALIEIQKTSETMKLEQLVNNIENKLTDPNQCIICHRVLSCKSALQMHYRTHTGERPFKCKICGRAFTTKGNLKTHMGVHRAKPPMRMLHQCPVCHKKYTNALVLQQHIRQHTGEPTDLTPEQIAAAEVRDYPHLHTPTSLPQMLSQGFPLPPPPLQGFPPLPLHLRYQLSPEALRHREMMESEDRGNEEEKYLRPFSNSSRSSSTGSAEQRTAEDLTVRAREDNYNGMTSPRASVSPTPSDYSDLGERSHDAPADSQVSPPDHNISGSVSPAVSTGSQDGGVPLPLDLAQRSHPHLFSPFGLFPPPLTTGPLTPGTHSMPGLNPLYMPSMPGRGNTTCQICFKTFACQSALEIHIRSHTKERPFKCSICDRGFSTKGNMKQHMLTHKIRDGCRDQPLDPNKSNGPGTPGLDTSSASPSLISPLTSSVVSPLPSSLASPLPSSLASPLPSSLASPLPISLASPLPISLASPLPPTLASPHPSSLASPLPASLASPLPASLTSPLPASHASPLPSSLTSPLPASLTSPLPASLPSSLPPSFPPAAVAAALLQQAREEEKLDARVKREREGENVLPVPKRPSGPGGEGELLESGNPMEGEQPQGCDPAPCPSPAPEVMPLPRT